The sequence TTCTGACAGTCTTTcactcagaagaaaaaaaaaaatcaaatcaaagaaaaataaagagaaaactgATTGGTATACCTGAAGATGCAAAAAACCAAAggaacaaatgaaataaaaacaacagtaaaataaatacatacatattcAGAAGTATATagctttttttcaatttcatcaTGTTCAAGGTACATTTTCCTGTGCGTGCTGTTTTTGAGGAATGCATTGTAAAATGTTTTGGATAAATTATCTTTCTTTTAAAAGACGTGAAGGTTAACTTGTCCACCTGTCCCTCAATACTCCCTCTGGGTCTCTGAGTTTTTTTTGGTGTGAGACAataaaaatattcaaaacatcTCATGTCAAATTTCAACGTGGAGTTAAGTTACATCTAACAACAACCAATATagcaatgaaaaaagaaaaacctttcgTGAACACAACCCCTTATTCTTTTCAGAGCTGGGTGGGACCAAACCATTTTGTTGCCTCCGGGGTGAAATCAAACAACTGAATCCCAAAATGTTTTGACATTTAGGGGAAGAAATTAGATATTTTCAGTCTCCCATACAACCCGAACCAGTCCTAAAAACACAGGAACAGTTGTATGATCCCTGTGGGTCTTTTGTCTGTCTGTGGCTCATTCACCGCTATGAGGttttgtttccaaaaaaaacagtgttaCAAAGTGTTAGGGTGGCACATATTGGTTGGTCCTTCTCCCTTTGTAAGAGGAAggcaaaacaatgaaaaaaaaaaaaaagacagtaacGGAAAAGAAACAGTGGAGGACACTTTATTTCCCAGAGTATTAGCTATCGCTTCACCATGCACCCAGGTAAAGGATACATTAAAGTACGAGGCACAGAAAGGAGTAAGAGTTATGCGAATGAGGTATAGCACCTGGGCTCTGCTTACCAAGTTATCATTTACAGACGGGTGACATATTAAAGGAAACACCTGAAAGCTTGAACCCAACAGTGACGACAGAGTAGGGGCTCTTTCATGCTATTGGGCATTTGGCTGACATGGTTTGGGCCAACTTATCCCTGAAAAAAAGCGTTCTGAGCAATCACTGATTTCACTTTCAGAACGGCAGCACAAGAAGCTACTGGATGGTTAAATGACACCTTCCTAtgacacctttcctcactttactctcttaatttctcaaatgatattatgtacatgtgacattattgtggccATTAaattgtgtttccctgttccaacaggtatactttgaatggtgttacagtgtttttttccctcttttctgtcttctcaaaccccagctggtcgaggcggatggccacccttcctgagtctggttctgccagaggtttcttcctgttaaaagggagtcgcttctctccacagtcgcctcaggcacgctcaggacgggagattggactgaagggAAGTTTccgtgccatctgttggtttccttagctaggaaattgtttttgatttgGCTCTATATGTATGAATTTGactaatttttaatttaattaattggattatgattacaatgaatttaactCTAATtgactatattatttaaatgccttgagatgacatttgtcgtaatttggcgctacataaataaactgaactgaattgaattgaaccatCTTTCTATGGGCTGGCTTGAAACCTGTCAGAATGATGGAGTGGAGTCAACTGGTGAAACCAAAGTCTTGCTGCAGCCAGTCAGCAGAAAACATATTTTCTTCTGGGAAAAGCCTTCTTTCTTTCCTATTCTATGACTGAAGAATTCTGATGTAACTCATTCTATAAAAATATACACTCACCCCTTTAGGAGCCTACATTGTTAACAGTCATCAGACATAAAACCCACCTCTACTCACCAATACTGAATGCTGATTTTTCCAACCCACAGTCACTGCTAGTAACACATAACTTGGAGCCTGGCATGATGGATTCTCTCATGATTGCGTTCTTGCAAGTCTCACAAGAATCCAGCTGCAGGGTAACAAAAACAGCTCCAGTGGTATGGTCTCACCCAATACCTTTGGTCTATCACCCGTCTGTTACACACATCTATAAATGTCCTGAAGGTTGTTAAGTCTGCACCATTTTCCAACAGACAAATATTGCTGCCCAACCCATTGGCTCAATCCTGAGACATTAACAGTACTGAAAGCTACTGTTGCATGCTTGTATCAGAGACAGCAGTGTTTCCAATGCAAGCAGCAGaaagtgaaaacacacaagacaaCAATAGTCTGTCAAAATCAGGAAGCGAGTGTGCCATTTTCTGTGCAGATCACTGCTCTGGTTTGAGTCTGAGAGATTCCATTCACTTGACTGCATTGCATGTTTTCTCAAGCATATAGCATAGTTTGAGGTGACTTTGAAAACAATGCAGAGACTCAGTTGAAAGAGGAGCTTTTTTGGACAGGTGGAGCTGTTAACCATATGAGAACAACACTCAACAGAACCCAAGAAAAATTAGACAAGAAATAAATAGATACCCTAAATGGCATGCACCTCCCTAAACAGGATCAGACTGATAATGAGACTTTTAAGAAATACTTTGCCCTTTAAAAAGTACAGTGTTTGCCGAAAAAAAGAGTACAAGCCAATAAAAGTCAAGTAaagagggacaaaaaaaaaagattatttagAGATTAGTGTAAATTATTCTCACATACTATTTGGCTTTTGAAGAATTGCCCCTCACAGGGGAATTCAGGCTAAGTGCTGCTGTAGAGTTTATCCATCCAAACCTGTGCATTAAATGCCAATGAATTGTTTCTGTACATTAATTTGATGCTTTACATGCATTGCATGAAAGAGGTTCGGAGAGGTTTACATGAGTTGTTTTATTCCTCTTCTGCAAACATGGAGGCAGCTCAACATTAAGTGGGTTTTGTCAAACTAAAACGGAGAAGTGCTTTACTATCAACACCAAAGCTTTGATCCTGTTTTAACTATCAGATCAGTGCATTGTCCTACGCTGGGTCCAACTCAATGTGCACAGCAACCTATTAGACACTTCAAATGCTAAGCATTGTCAAAGTGTTGGACGCATTTCATGCATGATGACCCCAGGTGTTGTTCCAGGGGTCTTTCATCTAACTTTTTTAGCAACAAAGCTTAAGATGGATAACCAATAACCACAGGGGAGGATAAAGATTGTATGCAACAAGTAGTAAATTAGTCTAATTTTAATTAGATTATGACCAAATCATGAAACACATTGCGGGTTTAAGCACCTGTGCCTCAAGATTAACTGTGTTAAATTACATCATGAATGTAATCATAATACAGTGTATTGGTTCAACACCGAAGTCAGCCTAAATATTGGTGCATGCCATTTCTAAGTGTATAataacaacaaaatcaaataaataaaatgtacaatacatttaaaaaggagtgaatcatcatttcatctgaGCAGAGATTTACAATTCTCATGTTAAAAATCTCACAGACTGGGTGAGCACCAGGCAGTGTTCGGAGCCAAGAGCAACATTTAGAGGCGAGAGGAGGGAAAACAATGAGAAGACGAGACACAAAATGTGtccaaggtgtttttttttcttttaaataaccATGGAGGTAATTGAGAGGGGAAAAAGAGTAGTTTGGGTCCAAGCTGTACCTTTCTCGGTCTTCACTCACTAAAGCTTTTTGATGCCATCTCTCTGCCCTCCTCATCGCTCTGTTTCATTTGCCCCAGACAAGAGCTACACTACATGCATCACCTCAAACTTTTATCTCTTGCTTTTTTCTCTTACTTTTGAAAAGTGCTATTTTCATTCAGCCCCATAAATCAAATTTACAAACCCAACATcagtgttttctgttctttttccaTGATTCAGTAGCAGGTCTGCTGCGGCACTGCCATAATAATCATGTGGCCATACCAGAGACAAAGCATTAGCGAGAGACGTGTTTTGTATTATAGGTCCAACAAGAAATCACCATATTTGTAACCCACATCTGTCTCAGTTACCCTGAGTTAAAAATGAGGAGAGAACAAAAACACCCAGAATCATGAATTGGCTTTTACATAGTCATAATAActtaaaatatattaaaatctGCCTCTCCCTCACCTATCAACTAACCCTCCCCACTGCATATTACCCACCCACCACCCCAAAATGAACACCCCTCAATAAATGCACATTGTTTCAAACATAACTGCCTTTACAACCATGTAAAAGTTTGAGGGAGAGGAATTTATTTTAACTCATCAACTAAGCTGCACCAGCTTAGTATCATTAGATAAGAAATAAACATATCAGCAATATGTTGTTATTAGCTAAGacaagctattttttttttttttagcctgggCTAGCTAAAGCCTTTTTAGGAGCTAGATAATGAACTGGATAGCAGCACAGTTTCACATTCTGATCCTAAGAGGCTGCCTTCCAATGAAGATTTCCATGAGGGGTTGAGCTCACTTTGGCCACCATTTGGAAAGCAACCTTCCGGTGGCTCCGCCTTTCCAGGATCAGCAGTGACAGACTGATGGAGGTCCTTGAGGTAGCATCCCACCTTAAAAGAAGCTGATCCATACTGAGAGTACCCCTCAAATTGTCCCTTGGCAAAAAAAAGAGGGTGAATTCATCTGAATATGAATCAGCATATACAGGCGATTTGCACCTCTGACCCGTTGCAAGGTTGCGACTGGGCTTCAGAAACAGACCATAATAAGTGCATGATGCATGGGCAACAATGCCGAGGTAACCTGGTCTGTAAGCACCAGACCCAAAGTGTAGtgcaaacaaaagcaaaacaaatcaaacaaaaagaTAGAGGAAAAGAAGTTGCTTCCAGAAGTCATTAGTGTCCACGAAACTCACAAACATGCATCCCTGAATGACTTTTATGTGTCTTCCCTCGTTCAGAAGAGGACGGGTTAATCTTGCGTACATCCACACAGAGATTAGCAGAATATTTTaaggaggaaagaaaaggtCTGCAGTTAAAGCATCATGGCTACCTGGCAATAAGAAAATGGGTTTGATTCGGAACCCTTGTGAGGAATACCAATGGTATGATTAAACCTTGTAGTTGGTTTCAAATGTAATAGACAGTTCACTTACCAATTTCCAGTTAGTATTCCATGAGAGAGGGGAGTGGCAAAGAGaataatttgtctgtttttgaaATTTTCAACCTTCCCCTcaattttttcccccaaatcAAATTTGTCTAAAGCCCAAACTGCATTTAAAAGCAGCAACGGATCAGTGTATCAAGTTCAGAAAAGAGAGGTTGGGGTTTTGGGCTGGGGATTATCAGCATGCTTAAGGAAATTTCATTAATTGTCACTAAACTAATATCTTTCGCTGCATTTGTTAAGCTCCTGGATATAAAAGCTAAACAAATGCTCATTCAGCTTCATCAAGTGACGCTGCTTAAAAACTGTCCgattagttgtttctttccagttTGTTTAAAGAATCCTCCTCATTTTATCCCTGCGTTTGTGCTCACCCAGATACTGCAAAGTAAATTGGCACAAATAAAGCCCCATCCATTTTTCAATTACTTAAGTCATGTGACTGAGGTTTACATGTGTAAGTAGTTTAGTCGATTGGTTTGAAATCGTCATCAATCTCTTCTTTTACATTGTCCTTGAGCTCAGCAGCTGCTAGCGGCAGGCTGTCATCTCGTGGGGTAGTGGTGGGCGTGTTCTCCGATTCAGTGGGAAAATCCTGGCCACCTGcttccatcttcatcatcagcTTGAGCTTTTTCTTTGGGGGGTTCTTCAGGGTTCCCATTCGCTCCTTTACCTTGTACTCAAGGGTACTGTGTGGGATCCCATACATGTTCTGTGCCTTTGACACACTCATCTTCCCGCTCATCACTACTGCTATGGCTTCCTCCAGAATCTCACTGTTGTACTGCCTGTAACGGCCCCTCTTCTTCCTTGGCTGCTTGGAGTTTGGGTCCCCTTCCACATCGGAGATGGAATATGCTGGCCCAGAACTGGAGTGGTCCAAGTCAGAGCTCCAGTAGTCGGCCGCCCCGTCCAGAAGGCTCCCAAGGCTTCCTCCACGGCGATTCTGCTTGGGCAGGATGGCTCTCAGCTTCCGGCTCAGAGTGTTCTCCCCAGGGCCACCGGCCCCTACCCCAATGGCACCATAACCATATAGCTCAGAGGCATGGGAATCCCAGGAGAGATCCATTCCCCGAACTTGGGGAATCTTTAGGTCAACAGGTGGCGAGTGACCCTGCTCTCTCTTGCCATCATTGTTGTGATGTTGGGCCTTTGTGACTTGATTGTGGCTGTGACGGTGGAGGGAACTCTTAAAGGAGAAGGCGCCGTGGTGGTTGAGGTGGTGGTTCTCCAGGAATGTAGGCAGGTCCTTGAGGTCACTCAGGGCTCCACCAGCCTGCTTTAGCTTCATCAGGGTTTCAGACTGGACTTTGTTACCCCAGGTAGAGGGAGAGCTCTTCTGGTTAAGCAAAGAGTGGGACTGCCCATGATTTAACAAGCCGGCTGCCTCGAGACTTGCCAACGAAAGAGCCGTCGGCTGGATCAAAAGGCGGTGCTTTTGGCCGAAGAGTTCTTCCTTGATGCGCAGTGAGCGGGCCAGTGGGGGCTTGAAGGAGTTGACGTAATTCTCCCTTAGTCCATCCTGCAAACTCCTCTGCAGCAGgctgtcctcctcctccacctctgacagCTTATGTTCTGCTTTGAGTAAATGTCTGGATGAAGAGGAACGacaagaaaattaagaaaagtGTAAGAGACTTAAAACCTGAAAGAATTTTGAGATTAGAGTTATATGCATAGCCCCACATGAGGCTGTATGATCGATGTAGTTTCATTATACCTTTTGTCTATATCAGATTGGGTTTCTTGATGTTGGATATATAAAGACTAAAGTGATATTCTTATAGCCTTCTACCTCCTTCCACTAATGTACGAGCACCTTGCATTttagtttttcatttatttgaaacATGTTTATATGCCAAGTGCCTTTACAAAGACTGCTGCGGTACCTACAGCCAAGTAACTATAGCAACACTGGAAAGGCTTTTTAAAAGTACTCACATAGGATCATAATAACAAGAAAGAGTTTGAATGGCACATGGGGGGAAGGTGAAATACTGTAACTCTCTACAGGAGATGCATTCTGTTTAGCTTCAGTGCGAGTGACTGCAATGTGGGGACTCCTCAGCAGGAGCTTTCAAACAGATTATCACAATGGGCCGTCTCAAGCTTGTTGTAAACAATACATAGTTAATGGGAGACTTTGGAGTCAACCTTCTAATAGCGTGTTGCTACAGTAAGATTCATTAGGGAGGCTGCACTAGACAGTAAGTGGGTTTAAGCATTCAAGGTGCAAATGCTGTGtattttcataaataaaaaaaagagcaaagacACGACAGAGAATGCTCCCCGATGATACGGGCTGAGGGATTATTTCAGTAACTGGGTGTTTGGTCTAAGGTTTACAGATATATGCTCAGAATACTAATTCAAATGAAAGGCCAGTCACCTGTAATGCACACACTAACCCACCGTGCACTGCCTGGGATTGTTTGGCTGTGGATAATGAATTACAGTTAGTGGGGGTAAAATTACAAGTTCTGCTTCTTAATGTAGTTTGTATTACACAAACTGATCATCAGAAGTCTTACTAGAAGTGAGCCTCAAGGCCTATGGGACCCAGTCTCAAAGGAGACTTCAACAGAGGGGGTAGAGATGCAGTTTTCCTAACcgccacaccactgtgcagcccaatCCTGGCATCATGCACAGGCAGAAACTAGCTTTGTTTAGCAGTTATTAAAAGAAATGCCACTTGTATAGTGGTAGCTTTGGATTCTACATAATTAGAATGTGAAGGCAACTTCTTAGTCTCGAATTAGTTAAGGTATGACACTGTAGGGGAAGAGTTTCTATGCCCTCATTGACTGTCCGAATCAATTCCTAATACTTATTTGACCTTTAGACCGAAACTAATTCCAGAAAAGGCAGCCACGAATACTGTGGATTGTTTATTAATGAGTATGAGGCTACAGATTCAAATATGATACTAAGGCAGGGGATGTGCATCAATAAATTAATGGGATGGTATGCAAACAATTGTCATTAAAGACGGAGGCACTGATTGATTCTTAGAAAAGGGAAAGCAGTCAAAGCGCACATCACCCCCTGCGGATACACACAGCTGCTGAGCTCTGACTTTGGGGTGATGGACAGATGTGGGTGGTACTGATCAGCAGATAGAGGTCAGTAGAATAATATGGAGTATAATATGGAGGTTGTTGACGTaataaaataatgatttaaACTGTTGATAATGTAATGCATTCATGTGTTGTGAGACTGTTTTGCGTAATATATTTGAATATCTTGCTCAACAGGAGACACAGTCAAATTGGCCTTGACACCATTTTTTGCTGCAGCTGATAAAATCTGCCTGTGATGGCTGTCTTCTCACCCTGTGAAATTAATGTTTGTTGGATTAAGAACATGAAATCTGACTGTCTGGCATCTGGATATAGATATAAATCTCATTCCAAGTATGACATGAGCACCTTGGGcaaattttttttgtgttaaaaTAGACTGATGAGTTGTATCTGGGAGATGTGGTGCAGAAATACAACACCCAGCACTTTACCCTGCAAAGTATTTGTGGATGGCCAAAAAGCCATATGTAGATAGATAAAATattaaaagtgagacattttttttatttcatataaAAAGGGTTAAATAATTTCCCTATGGgataaatcaagtttttttttttatttcatttaatgcAAATGTGAGCTTATCTTGAATTTGTTGTCAGCAACATACTTCAAAAAGGTTAGGAGGGGTGCAACAAAAGCCTGAAAAAGAAAGTTGTGCTAAAAAGAAAAGGTTGGAGGAACATGCTGCAATTGATTAGGGAAATTAGCAACTGTTCGGTAACATGATTGGGTACAACAACAGCACCTCAGAGTCTCAGTagagatgggcagaggttcaacAATCTGCACGAAACTGCTACAAGCTGTGAAGTCATTTCAGAATAATGTCCCTTTATGTAAAATTGTGAAaattttgaatatattttatGAATGAATAGATGTTGAGATCTCTGTACACAAGAGacgtgactgaaaatcagtatgTGCATGATGTTCAGGCCTACAGGcaaaactgcattaaaaacagacctgattctgtcctggaaatccCTGCCTGGGCTCAGGGACACTTCCAGAATCACTGTCTAtgaacacagttcaccgtgccatccacagatgcaggttaaagctctatcatgcagagaagaagccatatgtgaacacgatccagtgtttctggatcatggaCTAAAGCTCATtcaaaatggactgaggcaaattggaaaactgttctgtggtcaggtTGATCAAAATATTAAATTcattttggaaatcatggatgCTGTGTCCTCCAGACTAAAGAGGGGTATGGTATTAATGTCTATGGAACTGGAAACccgcacatctggaaaggctccatcaatgctgaaaggtatatacgggttttagagcaacatctgctcccatccagatgtcATCTTATT is a genomic window of Odontesthes bonariensis isolate fOdoBon6 chromosome 4, fOdoBon6.hap1, whole genome shotgun sequence containing:
- the lcor gene encoding ligand-dependent corepressor — protein: MASLCKRQQCTIERRGFRQELDSWRHKLIHCVGFESILEGLFGPGLIKNITLFQDCEPEEVSDWSFDGNCLFCCVRREKNKEHSLESSGGSRVLSEFEDFKQEQSRISRLEKQAQDFLNAVFHRKDLPSFSDPHIPLVAREIMQRMIRQFAAEYTSKTTQDDPPLPNGTMKDQSLPRVASVAPAPTSPPRPTPSSPPSSASSSPSPTPGLGLSPTSAAHASAPACTQGSNGTEASNGGGGGGGTAAASAQNPVLSKLLMADQDGPLDLTVKKSQADPEPCQQDGVLDLSTKKSHSGGAPKTLPSFNLAPGTKGHLLKAEHKLSEVEEEDSLLQRSLQDGLRENYVNSFKPPLARSLRIKEELFGQKHRLLIQPTALSLASLEAAGLLNHGQSHSLLNQKSSPSTWGNKVQSETLMKLKQAGGALSDLKDLPTFLENHHLNHHGAFSFKSSLHRHSHNQVTKAQHHNNDGKREQGHSPPVDLKIPQVRGMDLSWDSHASELYGYGAIGVGAGGPGENTLSRKLRAILPKQNRRGGSLGSLLDGAADYWSSDLDHSSSGPAYSISDVEGDPNSKQPRKKRGRYRQYNSEILEEAIAVVMSGKMSVSKAQNMYGIPHSTLEYKVKERMGTLKNPPKKKLKLMMKMEAGGQDFPTESENTPTTTPRDDSLPLAAAELKDNVKEEIDDDFKPID